A window of the Brassica napus cultivar Da-Ae chromosome C5, Da-Ae, whole genome shotgun sequence genome harbors these coding sequences:
- the LOC106452757 gene encoding 60S ribosomal protein L4-1, with product MATSAARPLVTIQGLGGDMTTDQSSTIVLPDVMTAPVRPDIVSFVHAQISNNSRQPYAVSKKAGHQTSAESWGTGRAVSRIPRVPGGGTHRAGQAAFGNMCRGGRMFAPTKIWRKWHRRVNVNMKRHAIVSAIAATAVPALVMARGHKIENVPEMPLVVSDSAEAVEKTAAAIKVLKQIGAYDDAEKAKDSIGIRSGVGKMRNRRYICRKGPLVVYGTEGSKIVKAFRNLPGVELCHVERLNLLKLAPGGHLGRFVVWTKSAFEKLEGIYGSFEKPSEKKKGYVLPRAKMVNADLARIINSDEVQSVVKPIKKDAKRAVMKKNPLKNLNVMLKLNPYAKTAKRMSLLAEAQRVKAKKEKLTKKRKTVTKEESLAIKAAGKAWYQTMISDSDYTEFDNFTKWLGASQ from the exons ATGGCTACCTCCGCCGCACGTCCTCTCGTCACCATCCAAGGCCTAGGCGGCGACATGACCACCGACCAATCCTCCACCATCGTCCTCCCCGACGTCATGACGGCCCCCGTCCGCCCCGACATCGTCAGCTTCGTCCACGCTCAAATCTCCAACAACAGCCGCCAGCCCTACGCCGTCTCCAAGAAGGCCGGTCACCAGACCTCCGCCGAGTCGTGGGGAACCGGACGCGCCGTCTCCCGTATCCCCCGTGTCCCCGGAGGAGGTACTCACCGCGCAGGACAAGCAGCCTTCGGTAACATGTGTCGCGGCGGACGCATGTTCGCTCCGACCAAGATCTGGCGCAAATGGCACAGGCGCGTGAACGTCAACATGAAGAGGCACGCGATCGTCTCGGCCATTGCTGCGACTGCTGTTCCCGCGCTTGTGATGGCGCGTGGGCATAAGATCGAGAATGTCCCCGAGATGCCTCTTGTGGTGAGTGACTCTGCCGAAGCCGTGGAGAAGACGGCAGCTGCTATCAAGGTTTTGAAGCAGATTGGTGCTTACGATGATGCCGAGAAGGCGAAGGATAGTATTGGGATTAGGTCTGGTGTGGGGAAGATGAGGAACCGTCGTTACATTTGTCGGAAAGGTCCTCTTGTTGTTTACGGAACCGAAGGGTCTAAGATTGTGAAGGCGTTTAGGAACTTGCCTGGTGTTGAGCTTTGCCACGTGGAGAGGCTTAACTTGTTGAAGCTTGCTCCTGGTGGTCATCTTGGGAGGTTTGTGGTTTGGACCAAGTCGGCTTTCGAGAAGCTTGAGGGGATCTATGGATCGTTTGAGAAGCcttcggagaagaagaaggggtACGTGCTTCCTAGGGCGAAGATGGTGAATGCTGACTTGGCGAGGATTATTAACTCTGATGAGGTGCAGAGTGTGGTGAAGCCGATTAAGAAGGATGCGAAGAGGGCTGTGATGAAGAAGAATCCTTTGAAGAATTTGAATGTGATGCTGAAGTTGAACCCGTATGCTAAGACCGCCAAGAGGATGTCGTTGTTGGCGGAGGCGCAGAGGGTTAAGGCTAAGAAGGAGAAGCTCaccaagaagaggaagactGTCACCAAG GAGGAGTCACTGGCGATCAAGGCCGCAGGGAAGGCGTGGTACCAGACTATGATCTCCGACAGCGACTACACCGAGTTCGACAACTTCACTAAATGGCTCGGTGCTAGCCAGTAA
- the LOC106452755 gene encoding LOW QUALITY PROTEIN: DEAD-box ATP-dependent RNA helicase 42 (The sequence of the model RefSeq protein was modified relative to this genomic sequence to represent the inferred CDS: inserted 2 bases in 2 codons; substituted 1 base at 1 genomic stop codon), whose product MEENERSKSRKEDYEMKAKNRRDRYRDRGKDQKKGNGSEKNRRKRRCERVMSIDSEDVCDRYVGXRREKPKEKDKDRRRSRSDRFKSGTEEKGRRYREHGRNRGKDRKIDREGNEESGDDVKRDLKRGRQEDNDEKKXEDGVKQLDEEAEKRRRRLHEWQELKKKKEEAESESKSWTLEGDSDDDQGPPHGGDAYKMVDAVSENEEVIDPLHAFMNTMVLPEVEKLSNAAASPLGTVLDSNMDVDNKARGWIIQGEDSDYSETKDDDDQPSLDKGDEVFMKTLKKTKGDKLTLVDHSNIEYQPFRKNFYIQVKDISNMTEQEVNTYRKELEIKVHGKDVPRPIKSWHQTGLTTRILNTIKKLNFQNPTPVQAQSLPIIMTGRDCIAVAPTGSGKTLSFVLPMLRHIKDQPPVEPGDGPIGLVMAPTRELVQQIHTDIKKFGKSLSIRSAAVYGGSGVAQQISELRRGTEIIVCTPGRMIDILSTNSGKVTNLQRVTFLVMDEADRMFDMGFEPQITRIIQNIRPEHXATFPRQVEALARKVLNKPVEIQAGGRSVANKDITQFVEIKLESEKRPRLVELIEEWYDKGKVLVFVGSQEKCDGLYNDLKNKCGYRCQSLHGGKDQIHREVAVSEFKSSVCNLLVATSVAARGLDVKGVELVVNFDAPNHYEEYVHRVGRTGRAGRKGCALTFVSEDDAKYAPDLVKALERSEQVVPDGLKAMADGFMERVREGVEKGHGSGFGGSGFKFNDEEDVRRAAKEAQKKEDGVEEEDKSELEDVNGGGEISQQKQQATMVVAAMLRGCARTRQQYEAELEINDFPQNARWKVTRRETLGSISDWSGAAITTRGQFFTPGRSPGPGERKLYLFVEGPSEESVKAAKGELMRVVNDVTNQALSFPGRSQHGRYSVL is encoded by the exons ATGGAGGAGAACGAGAGATCTAAATCCAGGAAGGAAGATTACGAAATGAAGGCGAAGAATCGCCGAGATCGTTACCGTGATCGCGGTAAGGACCAGAAGAAGGGGAACGGTTCAGAGAAGAACCGGCGCAAGAGACGGTGTGAGAGGGTTATGAGTATTGATTCGGAAGATGTTTGCGATCGATACGTTGGTTAACGGAGGGAGAAGCCTAAAGAAAAGGACAAGGATCGGAGACGGAGCCGTTCTGATAGGTTTAAAAGCGGAACGGAAGAGAAGGGAAGAAGATACCGAGAACATGGGAGAAATAGAGGTAAAGATCGTAAAATAGATAGAGAAGGCAATGAAGAGAGCGGTGATGATGTCAAGCGTGACTTGAAACGTGGAAGACAAGAGGACAATGATGAGAAGA TAGAGGATGGGGTTAAGCAGTTGGATGAGGAGGCAGAGAAACGTAGGAGAAGATTACATGAGTGGCAAGaactgaagaagaaaaaggaggaAGCCGAAAGCGAAAGCAAGTCTTGGACTCTCGAAGGAGATTCTGATGATGACCAAGGCCCTCCCCATGGTGGTGATGCTTATAAGATGGTAGACGCTGTCTCTGAGAACGAAGAGGTAATTGATCCTTTACATGCTTTTATGAATACCATGGTTTTACCTGAGGTTGAGAAGCTTAGCAACGCTGCTGCTTCTCCTCTAGGTACTGTTTTGGACTCTAACATGGACGTTGATAATAAAGCCCGTGGTTGGATAATCCAAGGTGAAGATTCTGACTATTCAGAGACaaaggatgatgatgatcaacCTAGTTTGGACAAAGGAGACGAGGTCTTCATGAAGACACTAAAGAAGACAAAAGGAGATAAACTAACTCTTGTTGACCATTCAAACATAGAGTACCAACCTTTCCGTAAGAACTTCTACATCCAAGTGAAAGACATCTCAAACATGACAGAACAAGAAGTCAACACTTACAGAAAAGAACTAGAGATAAAAGTCCACGGAAAAGACGTACCAAGACCCATCAAATCATGGCACCAGACCGGCCTAACCACCAGAATCTTGAACACAATCAAGAAACTAAACTTCCAAAACCCAACTCCTGTCCAAGCACAATCCCTCCCAATCATCATGACCGGTCGAGACTGCATCGCAGTTGCACCAACCGGGTCAGGCAAAACCCTCAGCTTCGTTCTACCAATGCTAAGACACATCAAAGACCAGCCTCCCGTCGAACCCGGCGACGGGCCCATTGGGCTTGTAATGGCACCAACCAGAGAGCTAGTCCAGCAGATTCACACCGATATCAAAAAGTTTGGTAAGTCACTGAGTATCAGATCAGCGGCAGTATACGGAGGTTCAGGAGTTGCTCAGCAGATCAGCGAGCTTAGGCGAGGGACTGAGATAATAGTCTGCACTCCTGGTAGAATGATTGATATTCTCTCCACAAACAGTGGGAAAGTAACCAATCTCCAAAGAGTAACGTTTCTTGTAATGGATGAAGCTGACCGTATGTTCGACATGGGCTTCGAGCCTCAGATCACTCGCATTATCCAAAACATTCGACCAGAAC CCGCAACTTTCCCACGTCAAGTCGAGGCTTTAGCTCGCAAAGTCCTGAACAAGCCTGTTGAGATACAGGCGGGCGGGAGGAGCGTCGCGAATAAAGATATAACTCAGTTTGTTGAGATCAAGTTAGAGAGCGAGAAGAGGCCTAGGCTCGTGGAGCTTATCGAGGAATGGTACGATAAAGGGAAGGTTTTAGTCTTTGTTGGTTCACAGGAGAAATGCGACGGTTTGTATAACGATTTGAAGAATAAATGTGGTTACCGTTGCCAATCTCTCCACGGAGGGAAAGATCAGATTCACCGTGAGGTGGCTGTTTCTGAGTTTAAGAGCAGTGTTTGTAATTTGCTGGTTGCTACTAGCGTTGCGGCTAGAGGTTTGGACGTGAAGGGGGTTGAGTTGGTTGTGAACTTTGACGCTCCGAATCATTATGAGGAGTACGTGCATCGCGTTGGTAGGACGGGGAGGGCGGGGAGGAAGGGGTGCGCCTTGACGTTTGTGTCCGAGGATGATGCCAAGTACGCGCCGGATTTAGTTAAAGCTTTGGAACGGTCTGAGCAGGTTGTTCCTGATGGTTTGAAAGCGATGGCTGATGGTTTTATGGAGAGGGTGAGGGAAGGTGTTGAGAAGGGTCATGGAAGTGGTTTTGGCGGGAGTGGTTTTAAGTTTAATGACGAGGAGGATGTTAGGAGAGCAGCGAAGGAGGCGCAAAAGAAGGAGGATGGTgttgaggaagaagacaagTCTGAGTTGGAAGATGTGAACGGTGGTGGTGAGATCTCACAGCAGAAGCAGCAGGCTACTATGGTTGTTGCTGCTATGCTGCGAGGTTGTGCAAGGACTCGACAACAGTATGAAGCTGAACTGGAGATAAATGATTTCCCACAGAATGCTCGTTGGAAGGTGACGCGGAGAGAGACTCTTGGTTCGATATCGGATTGGTCTGGAGCGGCTATTACTACCAGAGGTCAGTTTTTCACGCCGGGACGTAGCCCGGGCCCTGGGGAACGCAAGCTTTACTTGTTTGTTGAAGGACCTAGCGAGGAATCTGTTAAGGCGGCCAAAGGTGAGCTCATGCGTGTTGTTAATGACGTTACTAATCAAGCCTTGTCGTTTCCCGGAAGATCACAACATGGTAGATACTCCGTCTTATAA
- the LOC106452754 gene encoding protein REVEILLE 8 isoform X1: MNSSPTRNPTSAEVTPPLSSTSTAAEGSSKKVRKPYTITKSRESWTEEEHDKFLEALQLFDRDWKKIEDFVGSKTVIQIRSHAQKYFLKVQKNGTLAHVPPPRPKRKSAHPYPQKASKNAQMPLQVSTSFTSRNSDMAGGYTSWDDVSMMLNRVISPRQELVTLPGAEDDIRSKGLLDVISPSTSGMGSSSRPVSGSEFIVQQPPVLQAVPDFAEVYNFIGSVFDPEKRGHVEKLKEMDPVNFETVLLLMRNLTVNLSNPDLESSRNVLSSDEVNTEIPSVTTGSFVPNSTSDKSDS; the protein is encoded by the exons ATGAACTCCTCGCCGACAAGGAATCCGACGTCCGCTGAAGTGACACCACCGTTATCATCAACATCGACTGCTGCGGAGGGTTCGTCGAAGAAGGTGAGGAAACCTTATACCATCACCAAGTCTAGGGAGAGCTGGACAGAGGAAGAGCACGATAAGTTCTTGGAAGCGCTTCAACT GTTTGATCGTGACTGGAAGAAGATAGAAGATTTCGTGGGTTCCAAGACAGTTATTCAG ATAAGGAGTCATGCACAAAAATACTTTCTAAAGGTTCAGAAAAACGGGACACTAGCACACGTTCCACCCCCTCGGCCTAAGCGCAAATCAGCTCACCCTTACCCTCAAAAAGCATCCAAGAACG CTCAAATGCCACTTCAAGTGTCCACTTCATTTACTAGTCGAAATAGCGACATGGCTGGTGGATATACTTCGTGGGATGACGTATCAATGATGCTAAACAGAGTCATTTCACCACGACAGGAACTTGTTACTCTTCCTGGAGCAGAAG ATGATATTCGATCGAAGGGCTTATTAGATGTTATTAGCCCTTCGACCTCCGGTATGGGAAGCTCAAGCCGACCAGTATCAGGTTCTGAGTTTATAGTACAACAACCTCCGGTGCTTCAAG CTGTTCCTGATTTTGCTGAGGTTTATAACTTCATTGGGAGTGTGTTTGATCCAGAGAAGAGAGGCCACGTGGAAAAGCTCAAGGAAATGGATCCTGTCAATTTTGAAACT GTTCTGTTATTGATGAGGAACCTCACAGTTAACTTATCAAACCCTGATTTGGAATCCTCA AGGAACGTACTCTCATCAGACGAGGTGAACACCGAGATCCCAAGTGTTACCACTGGTTCCTTTGTTCCCAACTCAACAAGCGACAAATCTGATTCATGA
- the LOC106452754 gene encoding protein REVEILLE 8 isoform X2: protein MNSSPTRNPTSAEVTPPLSSTSTAAEGSSKKVRKPYTITKSRESWTEEEHDKFLEALQLFDRDWKKIEDFVGSKTVIQIRSHAQKYFLKVQKNGTLAHVPPPRPKRKSAHPYPQKASKNAQMPLQVSTSFTSRNSDMAGGYTSWDDVSMMLNRVISPRQELVTLPGAEDDIRSKGLLDVISPSTSGMGSSSRPVSGSEFIVQQPPVLQAVPDFAEVYNFIGSVFDPEKRGHVEKLKEMDPVNFETVLLLMRNLTVNLSNPDLESSSDCNDACRGTYSHQTR, encoded by the exons ATGAACTCCTCGCCGACAAGGAATCCGACGTCCGCTGAAGTGACACCACCGTTATCATCAACATCGACTGCTGCGGAGGGTTCGTCGAAGAAGGTGAGGAAACCTTATACCATCACCAAGTCTAGGGAGAGCTGGACAGAGGAAGAGCACGATAAGTTCTTGGAAGCGCTTCAACT GTTTGATCGTGACTGGAAGAAGATAGAAGATTTCGTGGGTTCCAAGACAGTTATTCAG ATAAGGAGTCATGCACAAAAATACTTTCTAAAGGTTCAGAAAAACGGGACACTAGCACACGTTCCACCCCCTCGGCCTAAGCGCAAATCAGCTCACCCTTACCCTCAAAAAGCATCCAAGAACG CTCAAATGCCACTTCAAGTGTCCACTTCATTTACTAGTCGAAATAGCGACATGGCTGGTGGATATACTTCGTGGGATGACGTATCAATGATGCTAAACAGAGTCATTTCACCACGACAGGAACTTGTTACTCTTCCTGGAGCAGAAG ATGATATTCGATCGAAGGGCTTATTAGATGTTATTAGCCCTTCGACCTCCGGTATGGGAAGCTCAAGCCGACCAGTATCAGGTTCTGAGTTTATAGTACAACAACCTCCGGTGCTTCAAG CTGTTCCTGATTTTGCTGAGGTTTATAACTTCATTGGGAGTGTGTTTGATCCAGAGAAGAGAGGCCACGTGGAAAAGCTCAAGGAAATGGATCCTGTCAATTTTGAAACT GTTCTGTTATTGATGAGGAACCTCACAGTTAACTTATCAAACCCTGATTTGGAATCCTCA TCTGACTGTAATGATGCCTGCAGAGGAACGTACTCTCATCAGACGAGGTGA
- the LOC106452753 gene encoding serine/arginine-rich splicing factor RS2Z33: MPRYDDRYSSNDRYGGARLYVGHLSSRTRERDLEHLFSKYGRIRDLDMKRDYAFIEFSDPRDADDARYRLDGRDFDGSRITVEFARGTPRGSREFSSSSRGPPPGSGRCFNCGLEGHWARDCSAGDWKNKCYRCGDRGHIERNCKNSPKKLRRDASYSRSPVRSRSRSPPRRRRRSPSRSYSGDRSYSRSRSPVRKETDRSPEAARSRSPEAARSRSPELMVDNSPPSKDRKRSLTLEEGSPMREKNSPKEKELSPRGNDDGGIGTNEQDRSPSPREDRSPVEDDEQ, from the exons ATGCCTCGCTATGATGATCGTTACAGCAGCAATGACCGATACGGTGGTGCGCGTCTCTATGTTGGCCACCTCTCCTCTCGAACAAGGGAACGAGATCTTGAACACCTCTTCAGCAAATACGGaag AATTCGAGATTTGGACATGAAGCGTGACTATGCCTTCATT GAGTTCAGTGATCCTAGAGATGCTGATGATGCGAGGTACAGGCTGGACGGAAGAGACTTTGATGGAAGCCGTATCACTGTGGAGTTTGCCAGAGGG ACACCTCGTGGTTCCCGTGAATTTTCTTCATCGAGCAGAGGCCCTCCGCCAGGGAGTGGTCGTTGCTTCAACTGTGGTCTTGAAGGACACTGGGCTCGAGATTGCTCTGCTGGTGACTGGAAGAACAAATGTTATCGATGTGGTGATAGGGGTCACATCGAGAGGAACTGCAAGAACAGTCCTAAGAAGCTCAG GCGGGACGCAAGTTACTCAAGATCGCCGGTTAGGTCTCGGTCTAGGTCTCCTCCTCGTCGCAGAAGAAGAAGCCCCAGCAGAAGCTATAGCGGTGACCGTAGTTACAG TCGCTCCAGATCACCGGTTAGGAAGGAAACGGATCGTAGCCCTGAAGCTGCAAGGAGCAGAAGCCCTGAAGCTGCAAGGAGCAGAAGCCCTGAACTAATGGTGGACAACTCTCCTCCATCCAAAGATAGGAAACGAAGTTTGACTCTTGAAGAAGGCAGCCCAATGCGTGAGAAGAACAGCCCCAAGGAGAAAGAACTGAGCCCGAGAGGAAACGATGATGGAGGTATTGGAACCAATGAGCAAGACCGAAGCCCTAGTCCTAGAGAGGACCGTAGCCCTGTGGAGGATGATGAGCAGTGA
- the LOC111206502 gene encoding 15-cis-phytoene desaturase, chloroplastic/chromoplastic gives MPLAISLPTSSPPPHLSPRRHANLRYRRVSVSRSSTQENQTGVIIVGAGLAGLAAATRLASQRIPFLLLEASDGVGGRVRTDIVDGFFLDRGFQIFITAYPEAKKLLDYEALDLQRFYAGAKVFYGGEFHTVADPLRHLLDSVASLTNPIGSVVDKGLIALTRARVLIKSDEEILTDAEEVPTIDLLRGIGFSDEILDRFFRPFFGGIFFDRDLETTSKLFDFIFRCLALGENTLPSMGIGEIPNQLAAKLPADSILMNTRVASLEYPNGSDSGPPIVRLQDGGVLNAELGVVLAVEQPQVDKLLSGIREPVITKPARSTVCIYFTAEPDQIPVQDPVLFLNGTNTGIINNMFFPTNVARTYAPPGKALVSVSLIGSFEDRSDDDLAAEVLRELSGWFGESLVTSWRHLRTYRIQFAQPNQCPPTELVKNPRVGSGLYLCGDYMTSATFDGALFSGRRAAEALLLEKGLV, from the coding sequence ATGCCACTGGCGATCTCTCTCCCAACCtcatctcctcctcctcatctcTCCCCTCGCCGTCATGCAAATCTCCGATACCGACGCGTCTCCGTATCTCGATCTTCCACCCAAGAGAATCAGACCGGCGTCATCATCGTCGGCGCCGGACTCGCCGGCTTAGCCGCCGCCACTCGCCTCGCCTCCCAACGAATCCCTTTCCTGCTCCTCGAAGCTTCCGACGGCGTCGGCGGCCGCGTCCGCACAGACATCGTCGACGGATTCTTCCTCGACAGAGGGTTTCAGATTTTCATCACCGCGTACCCCGAAGCCAAGAAGCTTCTCGATTACGAGGCCCTTGATCTGCAGAGATTCTACGCCGGAGCTAAGGTTTTCTACGGCGGGGAGTTTCACACGGTGGCCGATCCTCTCCGTCATTTATTAGACTCAGTGGCGTCTCTAACGAACCCGATCGGATCCGTTGTTGACAAGGGGCTTATCGCGTTGACGAGAGCTAGGGTTCTGATTAAATCGGACGAAGAGATATTGACTGACGCCGAAGAAGTTCCGACTATTGATCTCCTCCGGGGCATCGGTTTCTCCGATGAGATTCTCGATCGGTTTTTCCGGCCGTTCTTCGGCGGGATTTTCTTTGACAGAGACCTCGAAACGACGTCGAAGCTATTCGATTTTATTTTCAGGTGTCTTGCTCTCGGAGAAAACACGCTTCCCTCCATGGGGATCGGAGAGATCCCTAACCAGTTGGCGGCGAAACTACCCGCTGATTCTATCTTGATGAACACTAGGGTCGCTTCGTTGGAGTATCCAAACGGGTCGGATTCGGGTCCGCCTATAGTGAGACTCCAAGACGGCGGCGTTTTGAATGCGGAGTTAGGTGTTGTACTCGCCGTCGAGCAACCCCAAGTGGATAAGCTTCTGAGCGGTATTAGAGAACCGGTTATTACTAAACCGGCTCGGAGCACTGTTTGCATTTACTTTACAGCTGAACCGGATCAGATACCGGTGCAAGATCCGGTTCTGTTTCTCAACGGGACGAACACCGGTATCATCAACAACATGTTTTTTCCTACAAACGTTGCTCGGACATACGCGCCGCCGGGAAAGGCTCTGGTTTCGGTATCATTGATCGGTTCGTTCGAGGATAGATCCGATGATGATTTAGCAGCAGAGGTTCTCAGAGAACTCTCTGGTTGGTTCGGTGAGTCTTTAGTTACGTCATGGAGACATTTGAGAACATACCGGATCCAATTTGCTCAACCGAACCAGTGCCCACCCACTGAGTTGGTTAAGAATCCTCGTGTTGGGTCGGGTCTTTACTTATGCGGTGATTACATGACTTCTGCTACGTTTGACGGTGCTTTGTTCTCTGGGAGACGAGCTGCGGAAGCTTTGTTACTAGAAAAGGGACTAGTTTGA
- the LOC106452752 gene encoding protein CANDIDATE G-PROTEIN COUPLED RECEPTOR 7, whose amino-acid sequence MTKLPLFVSLLLLLSVASFITRTSAETKSLTISDDDRPMILFEKFGFTRSGHVSVSVSSVSVTSPSAAAIPDPSRLGFFLMSEESLLQVLLEIQQNPSFCVLDSPHVLHLFTFHDLSPPPSSSYEHLYPVTSPNEYSLFFVNCVRDTKISMKVRTEMYNLDPNGSKDYLPAGSTRLPELYFLFFIGYLAFLGLWGYACWVNKRVVHRIHVLMAALLLMKALNLICAAEDKHYVKVTGTPHGWDVLFYIFQFIRVVLLFTVIVLIGTGWSFLKPFLQEKEKNVLMVVVPLQVLANIASVVIGETGPFIKDWVTWNQVFLLVDIVCCCAILFPIVWSIRSLRETSKTDGKAARNLAKLTLFRQFYIVVIGYLYFTRIVVFALKSIAAYKYLWVSNAAEEIASLVFYMVMFYMFRPVEKNEYFVLDEEDEEAAELVLKEDDFDL is encoded by the coding sequence ATGACGAAACTACCCCTCTTCgtctccctcctcctcctcctctccgtAGCCAGTTTCATCACCCGCACATCGGCGGAGACAAAGTCCCTCACAATCTCCGACGACGACAGACCGATGATCCTCTTCGAGAAGTTCGGATTCACTCGATCGGGCCACGTCAGCGTCTCCGTCTCCTCCGTATCGGTAACCTCCCCTTCGGCCGCCGCGATCCCGGATCCGTCGCGGCTAGGGTTCTTCCTCATGTCGGAGGAGTCGCTCCTCCAGGTCCTCCTCGAGATCCAGCAGAACCCTAGCTTCTGCGTGCTCGACTCCCCTCACGTCCTCCACCTCTTCACGTTCCACGATCTATCGCCCCCGCCGAGCTCCAGTTACGAGCACTTGTACCCCGTGACTTCCCCCAACGAGTACTCTCTGTTCTTCGTCAATTGCGTGAGGGATACGAAGATCTCGATGAAGGTCAGAACGGAGATGTATAACTTAGATCCGAACGGGTCGAAGGATTACCTTCCCGCCGGGTCAACCCGTTTACCCGAATTGTATTTCTTATTCTTTATCGGATACTTAGCTTTCCTCGGTCTGTGGGGGTATGCTTGTTGGGTTAATAAAAGAGTCGTTCATAGGATCCACGTCCTCATGGCGGCGCTTCTGTTAATGAAGGCTTTGAATCTGATCTGCGCCGCTGAGGATAAACACTACGTGAAGGTCACGGGGACTCCTCACGGATGGGACGTGTTGTTCTATATTTTTCAGTTTATCCGCGTGGTTCTTTTATTCACGGTGATTGTGTTGATTGGAACTGGGTGGTCTTTCTTGAAGCCGTTCTTgcaggagaaagagaagaacgTGTTGATGGTTGTTGTTCCTCTTCAGGTTCTCGCCAACATTGCCTCCGTTGTGATCGGAGAGACGGGGCCTTTTATTAAAGATTGGGTGACTTGGAACCAGGTGTTCTTGCTTGTGGATATAGTGTGCTGTTGTGCTATCTTGTTCCCTATTGTTTGGTCGATACGTTCGTTGAGAGAGACTTCGAAAACCGATGGGAAAGCGGCAAGGAACTTGGCGAAGTTGACTCTGTTTAGACAGTTTTATATTGTTGTGATAGGGTACTTGTATTTTACGAGGATCGTGGTGTTTGCGTTGAAGTCGATTGCTGCGTATAAGTATCTGTGGGTGAGCAATGCGGCTGAGGAGATTGCGAGTCTGGTGTTTTACATGGTGATGTTCTATATGTTTAGGCCGGTTGAGAAGAATGAGTATTTTGTtcttgatgaagaagatgaagaagctgcGGAGTTGGTCTTGAAGGAGGATGATTTTGATCTCTGA